One region of Dokdonia sp. 4H-3-7-5 genomic DNA includes:
- a CDS encoding ParA family protein — MGKIIAIANQKGGVGKTTTSVNLAASLGVLEKKVLLIDADPQANATSGLGIDVETVEVGTYQLLEHTNNAEEAIIKTSSPNLDIIPAHIDLVAIEIELVDKEAREYMMKKAIGHLRDKYDYILIDCAPSLGLLTLNALTAADSVIIPIQCEYFALEGLGKLLNTIKSVQKIHNPDLDIEGLLLTMFDSRLRLSNQVVEEVQKHFSEMVFETIIQRNVRLSEAPSYGESIINYDAASKGATNYLSLAQELITKNNS, encoded by the coding sequence ATGGGTAAAATAATTGCTATTGCAAACCAAAAAGGTGGTGTAGGCAAGACCACTACTTCTGTTAATCTCGCTGCCTCACTAGGCGTGCTAGAGAAAAAAGTACTTCTTATTGACGCAGATCCTCAGGCTAATGCAACCTCTGGACTAGGCATTGATGTAGAAACCGTAGAGGTAGGAACATACCAACTACTAGAGCATACTAATAATGCAGAGGAGGCGATTATAAAGACGTCTTCACCTAACCTTGATATCATTCCTGCACACATTGACCTTGTTGCTATAGAAATAGAACTTGTAGATAAGGAGGCTCGTGAGTACATGATGAAAAAGGCGATAGGTCACCTTAGAGATAAGTATGACTATATACTTATAGATTGCGCACCGTCACTGGGCTTACTCACACTTAATGCGCTTACAGCGGCAGATTCTGTAATTATCCCAATTCAATGTGAGTATTTTGCACTAGAGGGATTAGGAAAATTATTAAATACTATAAAAAGTGTTCAAAAAATTCACAACCCAGATTTAGATATCGAAGGGCTTTTGCTCACAATGTTTGATTCAAGACTACGATTATCTAATCAAGTGGTTGAAGAGGTTCAAAAACATTTTAGTGAAATGGTTTTTGAAACAATCATACAACGTAACGTACGTTTAAGTGAGGCACCTAGTTATGGCGAAAGCATTATTAACTACGATGCAGCAAGTAAAGGAGCAACTAATTACTTGAGCCTAGCTCAAGAACTTATTACAAAAAATAATAGCTAG
- a CDS encoding ParB/RepB/Spo0J family partition protein yields MAKATKKQALGRGLSALLKDPENDIKSAEDKNADKVVGNIIELDLGDIDVNPFQPRTSFNEETLRELASSIRELGVIQPITVRKMSFGKYQLVSGERRYRASKLIGNATIPAYIRIANDNESLTMALVENIQRQDLDPIEIALSYQRLIDEINLTQEQMSDRVGKNRSTITNYLRLLKLDPIVQTGMRDGFLSMGHGRALINVDDTSDQLDIYEKILQEKLSVRQTEALVKNYHATSNVETPTEQKEETPKFIKKGTKDFAEYFGAKVDIKVAKNGRGKISIPFSSEEDFNRLQKLIKGAK; encoded by the coding sequence ATGGCTAAAGCAACAAAAAAACAAGCGCTAGGTCGCGGACTTTCGGCATTACTGAAAGATCCAGAAAACGACATTAAGAGCGCCGAAGATAAAAATGCAGACAAGGTTGTAGGTAATATCATTGAGCTAGATCTAGGTGATATTGATGTCAATCCTTTTCAACCCCGTACAAGTTTTAATGAGGAAACCTTAAGAGAGCTTGCTTCATCTATACGCGAACTAGGTGTTATACAGCCCATTACGGTGCGTAAGATGAGTTTCGGTAAGTATCAATTGGTTTCTGGAGAGCGTCGTTATAGAGCTTCAAAATTAATAGGTAATGCTACGATTCCTGCATACATACGTATTGCAAATGATAATGAGAGTCTCACGATGGCTCTTGTTGAAAACATACAGCGACAAGATCTTGACCCTATAGAAATCGCACTTTCATACCAGCGATTAATAGATGAGATTAACCTTACGCAGGAACAAATGAGTGACCGCGTGGGTAAAAATAGATCTACAATCACAAATTACTTACGTTTATTAAAACTAGATCCTATTGTACAAACTGGTATGCGTGATGGCTTCTTGTCTATGGGACACGGTCGCGCACTTATCAATGTAGATGATACTAGTGACCAACTGGATATTTATGAAAAAATCTTACAAGAAAAACTTTCGGTAAGACAGACTGAAGCACTGGTAAAAAATTACCATGCCACATCTAACGTTGAAACACCTACAGAGCAAAAGGAGGAAACTCCTAAGTTCATTAAAAAAGGAACTAAAGACTTTGCTGAGTATTTTGGAGCAAAAGTAGATATCAAAGTGGCAAAAAATGGTCGCGGAAAAATTTCTATTCCTTTTTCTTCAGAAGAGGACTTTAATCGCTTACAGAAATTAATTAAAGGTGCAAAGTAA
- a CDS encoding rhomboid family intramembrane serine protease: MANTSLAYKYSTANIAIKLIVINVAVYLLFNIIPWISGLGSDFFSRYFVLPSDFVRFLQQPWSILTYAFLHAGFGHLFWNMVWLYVFSRFVLNIFSEKKFIAIYLLGAIAGGTLFALLYNVLPAFRGTGVLLGASAAVNAIVVFIGTYTPNAEIRIFTFNIKLWWIAVFVVLRDLLMLDSGNAGGLISHLGGAAFGFIYAKQLLKGNDIGLWFEKIMDSVTSWFTKTPKKEKKSPLRTVHRTAKNAGSKTRSTATGSKSEQQQRIDAILDKISKSGYDSLSKAEKDFLFKAGKE, from the coding sequence ATGGCAAATACATCACTAGCATATAAATATAGTACCGCAAATATTGCAATCAAATTGATTGTGATCAATGTAGCTGTGTACTTGCTTTTTAATATTATCCCGTGGATATCTGGTTTAGGATCAGATTTTTTTAGTAGATACTTTGTATTGCCATCAGACTTTGTGAGATTCTTGCAGCAGCCGTGGAGTATACTTACATATGCTTTTTTACATGCTGGTTTTGGGCACTTGTTTTGGAATATGGTGTGGCTTTATGTCTTCTCAAGGTTTGTTTTAAACATTTTTTCTGAAAAGAAATTTATAGCAATTTACCTTCTAGGAGCTATCGCTGGAGGAACACTTTTTGCATTATTATATAATGTACTTCCAGCATTTAGAGGTACAGGTGTGTTGCTAGGTGCAAGTGCGGCTGTAAATGCAATTGTAGTCTTCATAGGTACATACACACCTAATGCAGAGATAAGGATATTTACATTTAACATTAAGCTATGGTGGATTGCAGTATTTGTAGTGCTTAGAGACCTATTAATGCTAGATTCTGGAAACGCTGGAGGATTAATATCTCACTTAGGTGGTGCGGCTTTTGGATTTATATATGCAAAGCAATTACTTAAAGGTAATGACATTGGATTGTGGTTTGAAAAAATCATGGATTCTGTAACAAGTTGGTTTACTAAAACACCTAAAAAAGAAAAGAAATCTCCGCTTCGTACGGTACATAGAACAGCAAAGAATGCAGGGTCTAAAACGAGAAGTACTGCAACTGGATCAAAATCTGAGCAGCAACAACGCATAGATGCTATTCTAGATAAGATTAGTAAAAGCGGTTACGATAGTCTGTCTAAGGCTGAGAAGGATTTTTTATTTAAAGCCGGTAAGGAATAA
- the lepB gene encoding signal peptidase I: protein MTLIQWFIFFLIVQAVHFAGTWKLYVRAGRKAWEAAVPVYNAVVLMGIINRPKWWTILLFVPIVNLIMIPVVWVETARSFGFNTIKDTALTVLTGGLYLYYINYATDAPYKHDRDINPKSSSGEWTSSLLFAIVAATLVHTYFMQPFVIPSSSLEKTLLVGDWLFVSKFHYGARTPITTVATPMLHDTIYGTKTKSYLSRPQLPYFRLPGFQDIKRNDIVVFNWPVDTLTDITPGHMRGSVRKPIDKKSNYVKRAVGVPGDSLEVRDGYVYINGEQNDLPDRARIQFSYKIVSKELLVKRATDVNGNYVVPTDLVNGRYEISDIYLSGAEGPNGPYEHMAHASEAAIEKLKNNANIISVERTRYDVRENNTGIFGAMPGRASSVDNFGPIYIPEEGTTVAINTESLPYYQRIIEVYEGYEMGREREITVNGNQILMNGEPLTAYTFEQDYYWLMGDNRHNSQDARAWGYVPFNHVVGKPVFVWFSKDANVPGFNGIRWDRVFTTVGGNGPLVSYRYWFLGALLLYIGWSFFRKKKQTKK from the coding sequence ATGACACTTATACAATGGTTTATATTTTTTCTAATTGTTCAAGCAGTACACTTTGCTGGAACTTGGAAACTCTACGTACGCGCTGGTCGTAAAGCATGGGAAGCAGCAGTACCAGTTTACAATGCAGTAGTACTCATGGGTATTATTAATCGTCCTAAATGGTGGACCATTTTGTTATTTGTACCTATCGTAAACCTTATTATGATACCTGTAGTATGGGTAGAAACTGCTAGATCATTTGGCTTTAACACGATTAAAGATACAGCGCTTACGGTGCTCACAGGAGGATTGTATTTATACTACATCAATTACGCCACAGATGCTCCATACAAACACGATAGAGATATTAATCCTAAATCGTCTAGCGGAGAATGGACAAGCTCATTATTATTTGCAATAGTTGCTGCAACATTAGTGCATACATACTTTATGCAACCATTTGTAATCCCGTCTTCGTCACTAGAGAAAACATTACTTGTAGGCGATTGGTTATTCGTAAGTAAATTTCATTACGGGGCAAGAACACCTATCACTACCGTAGCAACACCTATGCTACATGACACCATTTACGGTACAAAAACCAAGAGTTACTTATCGAGACCACAATTACCTTACTTTAGACTTCCTGGTTTTCAAGATATCAAGCGTAATGATATTGTAGTTTTTAACTGGCCAGTTGATACGCTTACAGATATTACACCTGGTCACATGCGCGGTAGCGTGCGCAAGCCTATAGACAAGAAGTCTAACTATGTAAAGAGAGCTGTAGGTGTACCTGGAGATTCTCTTGAAGTACGCGATGGCTATGTATATATCAATGGAGAGCAAAACGATCTTCCCGATCGTGCTCGTATTCAGTTTAGCTATAAGATTGTATCTAAGGAGCTACTCGTAAAACGAGCTACAGATGTAAATGGGAATTATGTAGTACCTACAGATCTAGTGAATGGTCGCTATGAAATTTCTGATATTTACTTATCTGGGGCAGAAGGACCGAATGGACCGTATGAACACATGGCGCACGCAAGTGAGGCAGCCATTGAAAAATTAAAAAACAATGCTAACATCATAAGTGTTGAACGCACACGATATGATGTGAGAGAAAATAACACAGGAATCTTTGGAGCCATGCCAGGCCGAGCTTCTAGTGTAGATAACTTTGGGCCTATTTACATTCCAGAAGAAGGTACAACAGTAGCTATAAACACAGAGAGTCTTCCTTATTACCAGCGCATCATTGAAGTGTATGAAGGTTATGAAATGGGTAGAGAACGTGAAATCACAGTTAACGGTAACCAAATATTAATGAATGGTGAGCCTCTTACTGCGTATACTTTTGAGCAAGATTATTACTGGTTAATGGGTGATAACCGTCATAATTCGCAAGATGCGAGAGCGTGGGGTTACGTTCCTTTTAATCACGTAGTAGGTAAGCCTGTGTTTGTATGGTTTAGTAAAGACGCAAACGTTCCTGGTTTTAACGGAATACGATGGGATCGTGTATTTACAACCGTAGGTGGTAATGGACCTTTAGTAAGTTATCGCTACTGGTTTTTAGGAGCCTTATTATTATACATAGGATGGTCTTTCTTTAGAAAGAAAAAACAGACTAAGAAGTAA
- a CDS encoding endonuclease/exonuclease/phosphatase family protein → MKKLEFFGKIIFFVNSIFAVLLLASYLLPFIPPHIFPALSVLSLVLPVLLIINFLFLMYWLFRGRKQLLLSAIILALGITHIFSLVRIGGGEDIGDGTTLKVLTYNVRQFNIHGWSDEVKVGERTIQLISDKNPDVVSFQEYYPGFKPDEKVYPYEYKVMKSPSKSFGQVIFSKYPIINSGSLDFENTGNNGIYADIATATDTVRVYNMHFQSFSLSPNLANLQKENSKKLLGRLGQAFEKQETQVAKFLNNEATSPYPVIVTGDFNNSATSYMYRKVKGDKVDAFAKAGSGTGATFWFDIIPLRIDFILVDESLPVTNFETYDVDLSDHKPSMATFMLAL, encoded by the coding sequence ATGAAAAAGCTCGAATTCTTCGGTAAGATTATCTTCTTTGTAAATAGCATATTTGCCGTACTTCTATTAGCTAGTTATTTATTACCATTTATACCTCCACATATCTTTCCAGCACTTTCAGTGCTTAGCCTTGTGCTTCCTGTATTGCTTATCATCAACTTTTTGTTTTTGATGTATTGGCTTTTCAGAGGAAGGAAGCAATTGTTATTATCTGCTATTATTCTAGCCTTAGGGATTACACATATTTTCTCTCTTGTACGTATAGGTGGAGGTGAGGATATAGGTGATGGAACCACATTAAAAGTGCTTACCTATAATGTGCGACAGTTTAATATTCATGGTTGGTCTGATGAGGTTAAAGTAGGTGAACGTACCATACAGCTAATCTCAGATAAAAACCCTGATGTTGTTTCTTTTCAAGAATATTACCCAGGATTTAAACCTGATGAGAAGGTTTATCCTTATGAGTACAAAGTGATGAAATCACCTAGTAAATCTTTTGGTCAGGTAATTTTTTCAAAATATCCAATTATCAATAGTGGTTCATTGGATTTTGAAAATACTGGTAATAATGGAATTTACGCAGATATAGCTACTGCTACTGATACAGTAAGAGTGTATAATATGCATTTTCAATCTTTCAGTTTATCTCCTAATCTAGCAAACTTGCAAAAGGAGAACTCAAAAAAATTACTGGGTAGATTGGGTCAAGCTTTTGAAAAGCAAGAAACTCAGGTTGCTAAGTTTTTAAATAACGAAGCTACATCTCCCTATCCGGTTATCGTAACTGGCGATTTTAATAATAGCGCTACTTCTTATATGTATCGCAAGGTGAAAGGTGATAAGGTTGACGCTTTCGCGAAAGCGGGATCAGGAACAGGAGCAACCTTCTGGTTTGACATCATTCCTTTGCGTATAGACTTTATCTTAGTAGACGAGTCTTTACCGGTTACAAACTTTGAAACCTACGATGTAGATTTAAGCGATCATAAGCCTTCTATGGCGACTTTTATGCTAGCTCTTTAG
- a CDS encoding c-type cytochrome — MKLLISLYTAGVSVFLFFAKAEKEVYTSQDALAVSIERGAEVYQDFCIQCHLGKGEGVAGTFPPLAGSDWLTEDRYKEAIKAVKYGQQGPITVNGIDYNGVMANLELYEDEVADVMNYIMNNWGNTQKEMITEEEVKAISK, encoded by the coding sequence ATGAAGCTACTTATAAGTTTATATACGGCAGGAGTTAGTGTGTTTTTATTTTTCGCGAAAGCGGAAAAAGAAGTTTACACATCACAAGACGCACTTGCCGTATCAATAGAACGTGGTGCAGAGGTATATCAAGACTTTTGTATACAATGTCACTTAGGCAAAGGTGAAGGTGTAGCAGGAACTTTCCCGCCGCTGGCAGGTTCAGACTGGCTCACAGAAGATCGTTATAAAGAGGCAATAAAAGCTGTAAAATATGGACAACAAGGTCCTATAACTGTAAACGGTATTGACTATAATGGCGTGATGGCAAACCTAGAACTTTATGAAGACGAGGTGGCAGATGTAATGAACTACATTATGAATAATTGGGGAAACACTCAAAAAGAAATGATTACCGAAGAAGAGGTAAAAGCTATCTCAAAATAA
- a CDS encoding rhomboid family intramembrane serine protease, producing the protein MGRITETVKILLIVNVIFYLGSLFIIKPDPAMQLFALWFVENPSWQVWQPLTHMFMHDMGSPMHILFNMYALWMFGSPIENALGQKRFVFFYFSAGLGAALIHTLVNYYHFNSASDAIMALGFNAEDIKSILSTGSFSEVIPRETAQELYESFAVPAVGASGAIMGLLVAFGMLFPNASLGLLFIPVPIKAKYFIPIIVGIDLFSGVTGFSIFGANIAHWAHFGGALFGFVMMFYWKKQGLGQY; encoded by the coding sequence ATGGGAAGAATAACTGAAACAGTAAAAATACTACTGATAGTTAACGTGATTTTCTATCTAGGATCTCTGTTTATTATTAAACCAGATCCAGCGATGCAATTATTTGCATTATGGTTTGTTGAAAATCCTAGCTGGCAAGTATGGCAGCCACTCACGCATATGTTTATGCATGATATGGGAAGCCCTATGCACATACTTTTTAATATGTATGCGCTTTGGATGTTTGGAAGCCCTATCGAAAATGCACTTGGACAAAAACGATTTGTATTCTTCTATTTTTCGGCAGGATTAGGTGCAGCACTTATACATACACTCGTCAATTATTATCATTTTAATAGCGCAAGCGATGCTATAATGGCCTTAGGTTTTAATGCTGAGGATATAAAAAGTATTCTAAGTACAGGTTCATTTAGTGAGGTTATACCACGAGAAACCGCTCAGGAGTTATACGAGTCATTCGCTGTGCCTGCAGTTGGTGCATCTGGTGCAATAATGGGATTACTTGTAGCGTTTGGGATGCTGTTTCCTAATGCTTCATTAGGATTACTATTTATTCCTGTACCTATCAAGGCTAAATACTTTATACCTATCATTGTGGGGATAGATTTATTTTCTGGAGTAACAGGCTTTTCAATTTTTGGGGCAAACATTGCACATTGGGCTCACTTTGGAGGTGCTTTATTTGGATTTGTAATGATGTTCTACTGGAAGAAACAAGGATTAGGTCAATATTGA
- the dapB gene encoding 4-hydroxy-tetrahydrodipicolinate reductase: MKIALLGYGKMGKTIESIATDRGHEIVARVNSPESFTLADADVAIDFSIPDSAVDHLTKCFEAGVPVVSGTTGWLDNYQDMVALCTKNKGGFIYASNFSVGVNLFFEFNRKLAAIMAPHKDYKVDMTEIHHTQKLDAPSGTAITLAEGIIEASDYTAWDLNEGQNIQENHLPISAEREGTVPGTHIINYKSEIDTITLSHEAHSRQGFALGAVVAAEWLQGKQGVFTMRDVLGL; encoded by the coding sequence ATGAAAATAGCACTCCTAGGCTATGGAAAAATGGGTAAAACCATAGAAAGCATTGCCACAGATAGAGGTCACGAGATTGTAGCAAGAGTAAACTCTCCTGAGAGCTTTACTCTCGCAGATGCAGATGTTGCCATTGATTTTAGCATCCCTGATAGTGCTGTAGACCATCTTACAAAATGTTTTGAAGCAGGAGTACCCGTTGTTTCTGGAACGACAGGCTGGCTAGATAACTATCAAGATATGGTTGCTCTTTGTACTAAGAACAAAGGTGGATTTATTTACGCTTCAAACTTTAGCGTAGGCGTTAATTTATTTTTTGAGTTTAATAGAAAACTCGCAGCTATCATGGCACCTCATAAAGACTATAAAGTTGATATGACCGAGATACACCACACTCAAAAACTAGACGCACCTAGCGGCACCGCTATCACACTTGCAGAAGGTATTATTGAAGCATCAGATTATACAGCTTGGGATCTCAATGAAGGACAGAACATACAAGAAAATCACCTCCCAATTTCTGCCGAAAGGGAAGGCACTGTACCCGGCACACATATTATCAACTACAAGAGTGAGATAGACACGATCACCCTAAGCCACGAAGCACACTCTAGACAAGGATTTGCTTTAGGAGCCGTAGTTGCGGCAGAATGGTTACAAGGAAAACAAGGAGTTTTCACTATGAGGGACGTTTTAGGTCTTTAA
- the trxB gene encoding thioredoxin-disulfide reductase has product MSVEKVKCLIIGSGPAGYTAAIYAARANMAPVLYQGQQPGGQLTTTNEVENFPGYVDGVTGPEMMVQLMKQAQRFDTDVRDGWVTKVDFSGDVHKAWINGEKEIHAESIIISTGASAKYLGLPSEQKYLKMGGGVSACAVCDGFFYRGQEVVIVGAGDSACEEAHYLSKLCKKVTMLVRRDEFRASKIMAARVKKTENIEILFNTETVEVLGDDVGVTGARVKNNVTGEEHDIPATGFFVAIGHKPNTDIFKEYLKLDETGYIINTPGTSKTNVPGVFVSGDAADHVYRQAITAAGTGCMAALDAERYLASKDELPQDEPGVGSTYVDEVPAARQ; this is encoded by the coding sequence ATGTCAGTAGAAAAAGTAAAATGCCTTATCATAGGTTCAGGACCAGCGGGATATACCGCAGCAATATATGCAGCACGTGCAAATATGGCACCAGTGCTATACCAAGGGCAACAGCCAGGTGGCCAACTTACAACTACAAATGAAGTAGAGAATTTCCCTGGGTATGTAGATGGTGTTACTGGACCAGAAATGATGGTGCAGTTAATGAAACAAGCACAACGTTTTGATACGGACGTGCGTGACGGATGGGTGACTAAAGTAGATTTTTCTGGGGACGTGCATAAAGCTTGGATCAACGGAGAAAAGGAAATACATGCAGAATCAATCATCATCTCTACAGGTGCAAGTGCAAAATATTTAGGATTACCTTCTGAGCAGAAGTATCTTAAAATGGGTGGAGGTGTATCTGCCTGTGCTGTTTGTGATGGATTCTTTTATAGAGGTCAAGAAGTAGTAATTGTAGGTGCTGGAGATAGCGCTTGTGAGGAAGCACACTACCTTTCTAAATTATGTAAAAAAGTAACGATGCTAGTGCGTCGTGATGAGTTCCGTGCTTCTAAGATTATGGCTGCTCGTGTTAAGAAAACAGAGAATATTGAAATCCTTTTCAACACAGAAACTGTTGAGGTATTAGGTGACGATGTAGGAGTGACAGGAGCAAGAGTAAAAAATAATGTTACTGGTGAAGAGCATGATATCCCAGCAACAGGGTTTTTTGTAGCGATAGGGCACAAGCCTAACACAGATATATTTAAAGAATATTTAAAGTTAGATGAGACTGGATATATTATCAATACACCAGGAACTTCTAAAACGAACGTACCAGGAGTATTTGTATCTGGAGATGCAGCAGATCACGTGTACCGTCAAGCAATCACCGCTGCCGGAACAGGATGTATGGCAGCCCTAGACGCAGAGCGATACCTAGCGTCAAAAGACGAGCTTCCACAAGATGAGCCAGGAGTAGGTTCTACTTATGTGGATGAAGTTCCAGCAGCACGTCAGTAA
- a CDS encoding DUF5683 domain-containing protein, which yields MQSNKYLLLVFLLCFYAFAKAQQDAPAETIIDADEVAGVSSKEPYDPLRPAKAAFYGAVLPGLGQIYNKDYWKLPLVYGALGSTIYGVSFNGNRSERFRTAFKDRLAGRLDEFTRINEDGTTTEIFSDDALINGQDQFRRRRDLFILVSAGVYILQIIEANVDAHLSQYDVDDDLTFGPALYFDDLGQTMNYGLSFNYKF from the coding sequence GTGCAAAGTAACAAATACCTCTTACTGGTTTTTTTATTGTGTTTTTACGCTTTCGCGAAAGCGCAACAAGACGCTCCTGCCGAAACTATCATAGATGCAGATGAGGTAGCAGGCGTATCTAGCAAAGAACCTTACGACCCATTGAGACCGGCTAAAGCCGCTTTTTACGGTGCTGTGCTTCCTGGTCTAGGTCAAATTTATAATAAAGATTACTGGAAGCTTCCATTAGTATATGGAGCTCTGGGCTCGACGATATATGGTGTCTCCTTTAATGGTAATCGGTCTGAACGTTTTAGAACAGCCTTTAAAGATAGACTTGCCGGTCGTCTAGATGAGTTTACCAGAATCAATGAAGATGGTACTACTACCGAAATCTTTTCTGATGATGCACTTATTAATGGTCAAGATCAATTTAGAAGAAGAAGAGATCTTTTTATCTTAGTTTCGGCTGGGGTTTATATTCTCCAGATTATAGAAGCAAATGTGGATGCACACTTATCACAATATGATGTGGATGATGATTTGACTTTTGGTCCAGCACTTTATTTTGACGACTTAGGGCAGACCATGAATTATGGACTCTCTTTTAATTACAAATTTTAG
- a CDS encoding WbqC family protein: MKPALITVGYCAPIIQYAVIYQTEQLHIEAKGNFQKQSYRTRMKIATSTGELTLIVPILHRKDKTERQQYYDVKIENKFHWQRDHWRSLKIAYQTSPYFEYYEDDFEHLYHTTYESLIDFNNACHAVIMECLQLEITPILTEEFFKNPEQLDYRDLVQAKKEPSYPLPEYHQLFNENHGYLSNLTILDLLFNLGPSAQDYLAKVDLSKELA; the protein is encoded by the coding sequence ATGAAACCAGCTCTTATTACCGTAGGCTACTGTGCTCCTATCATTCAATACGCAGTAATTTATCAAACCGAACAACTTCACATTGAAGCTAAGGGGAATTTCCAAAAGCAATCGTACCGCACGCGTATGAAGATTGCTACATCTACTGGTGAGTTAACACTCATTGTTCCTATTCTTCACCGCAAGGATAAAACAGAGCGCCAACAATATTATGATGTGAAGATTGAGAATAAATTTCACTGGCAGCGTGATCACTGGAGGTCTCTTAAAATTGCATATCAAACTTCACCGTACTTTGAGTATTATGAGGACGATTTTGAGCATTTATATCATACGACTTATGAAAGCCTTATAGACTTTAATAACGCTTGTCATGCTGTTATTATGGAGTGTTTACAACTAGAAATCACACCTATTCTTACTGAAGAGTTTTTTAAAAATCCTGAACAACTAGATTATAGAGATCTCGTTCAGGCAAAAAAAGAACCGAGCTATCCTTTACCGGAATATCACCAACTCTTTAACGAGAATCATGGCTATTTATCTAACCTAACTATTCTTGACTTACTATTCAATCTCGGCCCAAGCGCACAAGATTATCTAGCAAAGGTTGATCTATCTAAAGAGCTAGCATAA
- a CDS encoding PQQ-dependent sugar dehydrogenase, translating into MKSRFTYILLLLVASVACAQETRENDVPLTSNLDYTYEVIVPELTNPWGLAVLPDESMLITEKSGELIHFKNGKKTMITGAPEVVTRNQGGLLDIRLHPDYVTNGWIYITYSSPEGEEDGAMTALMRAKLKDGALTEKKVLYKGSPNTRKGHHFGSRVRFDKDGYLYFSIGDRGERDENPQDIMRDGGKIYRLNADGSIPTDNPFVGQDGAKEAVFSYGHRNPQGMTVHPETGKIWIHEHGPRGGDEINIPEAGKNFGWPVISYGINYSGTTFTEISKKEGMEQPVYYWVPSIAPSGMAFANNTGDTKLDGNLVIGSLKFEYLELVILENDKVVAREKLLEDVGRVRNVINHNGTIYVGVEGKGILKLVKK; encoded by the coding sequence ATGAAAAGTCGTTTTACTTATATCTTATTATTACTTGTTGCGAGTGTCGCTTGCGCGCAAGAAACTAGAGAAAATGATGTCCCACTAACCTCAAATCTAGATTACACCTATGAGGTTATTGTTCCCGAACTTACAAACCCTTGGGGACTGGCAGTATTGCCAGATGAGTCTATGCTTATCACTGAAAAAAGTGGAGAGCTCATACACTTTAAGAATGGTAAGAAGACAATGATTACTGGAGCTCCAGAGGTGGTAACGCGTAATCAAGGTGGTTTACTTGACATACGCTTGCATCCAGATTATGTGACTAATGGCTGGATTTACATTACGTACTCATCACCAGAAGGTGAAGAAGATGGAGCGATGACGGCACTTATGAGAGCAAAATTAAAAGACGGCGCGCTTACCGAAAAGAAGGTATTATATAAAGGAAGCCCAAATACGAGAAAGGGACATCACTTTGGCAGTCGTGTGCGTTTTGATAAGGATGGATACCTCTACTTTTCTATAGGAGATCGTGGTGAAAGAGATGAGAACCCTCAAGATATTATGCGTGATGGAGGAAAGATTTATAGACTCAATGCAGATGGAAGTATCCCTACAGATAATCCTTTTGTAGGTCAAGACGGAGCAAAAGAGGCTGTTTTCTCTTACGGACATCGTAATCCGCAAGGAATGACTGTGCATCCTGAGACAGGTAAGATATGGATACACGAGCACGGACCTCGTGGTGGAGATGAGATTAATATCCCTGAGGCTGGTAAAAATTTTGGGTGGCCAGTAATCTCATACGGTATTAATTATAGTGGAACTACGTTTACAGAAATTTCAAAAAAAGAGGGAATGGAGCAGCCTGTGTATTACTGGGTTCCTTCTATCGCTCCTTCTGGGATGGCTTTTGCAAACAATACTGGTGACACAAAACTGGATGGCAACTTAGTAATAGGTTCGCTTAAATTTGAATACCTAGAACTTGTCATTTTAGAAAACGACAAGGTAGTTGCTCGCGAAAAGTTACTTGAAGATGTAGGTCGTGTGCGCAATGTGATTAATCACAATGGCACTATCTATGTAGGTGTAGAAGGAAAAGGAATCCTTAAACTAGTTAAGAAATAA